The genomic interval CTCTAATTCAGAATATAACCAAACTTTAGACTGGCAACCTTTTATTAAATTTTCATCTAATTTATTCGCATCCTCAATAATTGGTAACGATTTACCTAACTCTATAATGTACTCATAGCGCTCCATCCAATCATCAAACATAGAAAACTCATCAATAATTTCTTCTTGTATTTCTTTGATAGTCATTTTTAAAACTTATTTTTGCACTTTTTAAAAAGCATTTTATAAAATGCAAAATTACGTATAAAATCTAAGAAATGAGTAAATTATTAGCAGTTGGTACAGTAGCTTTTGATGCAATTGAAACCCCTTTTGGGAAAACTGACAAAATATTAGGTGGATCTGGAACCTATGTAGGTCTAGCTGCAAGTCAATTTGGAGTAAAAACAGGCGTTGTTTCTGTAGTTGGTGGAGATTTTTCTGAATCTTACTTAGAAATGATGAATTCTAAAGGTATTAATACTGATGGAATTGAGGTTGACAAAAAAGGTAAAACTTTTTTCTGGAGTGGTAAATATCATAATGATATGAACTCTAGAGATACTTTAATTACAGAATTAAATGTATTAGAAACTTTTACACCAGTTGTACCAGAAAACTTTAAAGATGCAGGTATTGTAATGTTAGGGAATTTACACCCGTTAACACAAGCATCTGTATTAGATCAAATGACAGAAAGACCAAAACTAGTAGTTTTAGATACTATGAATTTTTGGATGGACATTGCTTTAGATGATTTACATACTGTTTTAAAACGTGTAGATGTAGTAACTATTAATGATGAAGAAGCGCGTCAATTATCTGGAGAATATTCTTTAGTAAATGCAGCTAAAAAGATTCATGAAATGGGACCTAAATATGTCGTAATCAAAAAAGGAGAACATGGTGCTTTATTATTTAATGAAGGAGATATGTTTTATGCGCCTGCATTACCTTTAGCAGAAGTTTTTGACCCTACAGGAGCTGGAGATACATTTGCTGGTGGTTTTTGTGGTTATTTAGCTAAAACAGAAGACATTTCTTTTAACAACATGAAAAATGCAATTATCTACGGTTCTAACCTTGCCTCTTTTTGTGTAGAAAAGTTTGGTACAGAGCGCATGGAAACACTTACAACGGAAGAAGTTAAAAAGCGATTACAAGCTTTTAAAGAATTAACACAGTTTGATATAAAAATATCTTAATTTTAATCCGCGGTTTTTGCTGCGGATTTTTTTTTTCAACAACACAACAAAAAAACTATAAAGACCAATGAGCGATGCTATTAAACATGAATGTGGAATTGCACTTGTTAGATTAAAGAAACCGTTACAGTTTTATAAAGACAAATACGGTTCTGCTTTTTACGGAATTAATAAAATGTATTTATTAATGGAAAAACAGCACAATCGTGGACAAGATGGTGCAGGTTTTGCTAGCGTAAAATTTAATGTAGAACCAGGTACAAGATATATTAGTAGAGTACGTTCTAATCAATCGCAGCCAATACAAGATGTTTTTGCTCAAATTAATGAACGTTTAAATAAAGTTTTAGAACAAAATCCAGACAAAAAAGACGACGTTGCTTGGCAAGAAGAAAACATGCCTTATGTTGGAAACTTATTTTTAGGGCACGTACGTTATGGTACATTTGGTAAAAATAGTATAGAAAGTGTACACCCTTTTTTACGTCAAAGTAACTGGAAACATAAAAACTTAATAGTTGCTGGTAACTTTAACATGACTAATTCTAACCAAATACTTGAAGAATTAATTGAGTTAGGGCAGCACCCTAAAGAATTTACAGATACGGTAACTGTAATGGAAAAAATTGGTCATTTTTTAGAAGATGAAGTTGGCAAATTATACCAAGAAGCAAAGAAAAAAGGATTTAATAAAAGAGATGCTTCACCTTACATCGAAGAAAATTTAAAACTTAAAAAAGTATTAAAAAGATCTTCTAGAAACTGGGATGGTGGTTATGCTATGGCAGGTTTAGTTGGTCATGGAGATGCTTTTGTTTTAAGAGATCCAAACGGAATTAGACCTACTTATTTTTATGAAGATGAAGAAGTTGTAGTTGTCGCTTCAGAAAGACCAGTTATTCAAACTGTTTTTAATGTAAAGATAGAAGACGTTCAAGAATTAGAAAGAGGACATGCTTTAATTATTAAGAAAAGTGGCGTAACTTCAATTAAGAAAATTATAGAGCCTAGAGAAAAATTATCTTGTTCTTTTGAACGTATCTATTTTTCTAGAGGAAGTGATGCTTCTATTTATAAAGAACGAAAAGACTTAGGAAAAATAGTATTCCCAAAGATTTTAGAATCTATTAATAGCGATATTTCTAACACCGTATTTTCTTTTATACCAAACACAGCAGAAACTTCTTTCTACGGAATGGTAGAAGCTGCTGAAGATTTATTAAACCAACAAAAAACAGCTAAAATTTTAGCTGGTGGAACAAAATTATCAGCACAAAAGGTTACAGAAATTTTATCTGAAAGACCTCGTTTTGAAAAAATAGCCATTAAAGATGCAAAATTAAGAACTTTTATTGCAGATGATAGCAGTAGAGATGATTTGGTAGAGCATGTTTATGACATTACATATGGTGTTGTAAAACCTACTGATAACCTAGTTATCATTGATGATAGTATTGTTCGTGGAACAACTTTAAAGAAAAGTATTATTAGAATTTTAGATCGATTAAGTCCTAAAAAGATAGTAGTAGTTTCTTCTGCTCCACAAATTCGTTACCCAGATTGTTACGGAATTGACATGGCAAAAATTGATGGTTTTATTGCTTTTAATGCTGCTCTAGAATTATTAAAAGACACCAATCAATATCATATTGTAGAAGAGGTTTATAAAAAATCTAAAGCTCAACAAGGTGCTAATGATGAAGATGTTGTAAATTATGTAAAAGAAATTTACAAACCTTTTTCAGCAGAAGAAATATCAAAGAAAATAGCAGAAATGCTAAAAACAAAAGATATTAAAGCAGAAGTGGAAGTGATTTATCAATCTATAGAAGGTTTGCATAAAGCATGTCCAGATAATTTAGGAGATTGGTATTTTACAGGAAACTACCCAACTCCCGGAGGAATGAGAGTTGTAAACCAAGCCTTCATTAATTTCTATGAAGGAAATGATAAAAGAGCGTATTAAGCATTACCAAAAATATTTTTTATAGTTAATTTCTATAACAAAAGCTAACATTACTCATCTACAAAAATAAATTGTAGATGAGTTTTTTTTTACTGTAAAAAGAAACGTCAACTATTAAATACACTACTTTAATAGAACTTATTTTAATGAATTCTTCAGATTAAACAACCAAAGGTACTTCTACCCTATGCTATTTACCCAATCTACTTATTAAGAAGCTCTCTTTATTGATTTCCTCCTTTCCCTTTAACATATATTTAAGACTCAATACTTCAGCGTTTTCTTAATTTCGAAACCAATTCAAATAATACTTTAATGATGACAAAAAGATTACTTACTAAATTACTTTTAGTTGCTTTTGTTTTTGGTTTTACAACTCAAACAGAAGCCCAATTTTGGAAGAAGAAAAAG from Polaribacter sejongensis carries:
- a CDS encoding PfkB family carbohydrate kinase encodes the protein MSKLLAVGTVAFDAIETPFGKTDKILGGSGTYVGLAASQFGVKTGVVSVVGGDFSESYLEMMNSKGINTDGIEVDKKGKTFFWSGKYHNDMNSRDTLITELNVLETFTPVVPENFKDAGIVMLGNLHPLTQASVLDQMTERPKLVVLDTMNFWMDIALDDLHTVLKRVDVVTINDEEARQLSGEYSLVNAAKKIHEMGPKYVVIKKGEHGALLFNEGDMFYAPALPLAEVFDPTGAGDTFAGGFCGYLAKTEDISFNNMKNAIIYGSNLASFCVEKFGTERMETLTTEEVKKRLQAFKELTQFDIKIS
- a CDS encoding amidophosphoribosyltransferase, giving the protein MSDAIKHECGIALVRLKKPLQFYKDKYGSAFYGINKMYLLMEKQHNRGQDGAGFASVKFNVEPGTRYISRVRSNQSQPIQDVFAQINERLNKVLEQNPDKKDDVAWQEENMPYVGNLFLGHVRYGTFGKNSIESVHPFLRQSNWKHKNLIVAGNFNMTNSNQILEELIELGQHPKEFTDTVTVMEKIGHFLEDEVGKLYQEAKKKGFNKRDASPYIEENLKLKKVLKRSSRNWDGGYAMAGLVGHGDAFVLRDPNGIRPTYFYEDEEVVVVASERPVIQTVFNVKIEDVQELERGHALIIKKSGVTSIKKIIEPREKLSCSFERIYFSRGSDASIYKERKDLGKIVFPKILESINSDISNTVFSFIPNTAETSFYGMVEAAEDLLNQQKTAKILAGGTKLSAQKVTEILSERPRFEKIAIKDAKLRTFIADDSSRDDLVEHVYDITYGVVKPTDNLVIIDDSIVRGTTLKKSIIRILDRLSPKKIVVVSSAPQIRYPDCYGIDMAKIDGFIAFNAALELLKDTNQYHIVEEVYKKSKAQQGANDEDVVNYVKEIYKPFSAEEISKKIAEMLKTKDIKAEVEVIYQSIEGLHKACPDNLGDWYFTGNYPTPGGMRVVNQAFINFYEGNDKRAY